A stretch of DNA from Vibrio gallaecicus:
CATTATTCATCTGCTCTTCTACGCCTTTAGCGACTGAGCTAATAAATTCTTTTGGAACTATACCGTTATCAATTTCATTCACAAAGACAAAACCTTCACCAACTTCAGCTGGTTCTAGTTTCAACCATACGTGACCGTATTGCCCTTTGCCGCCGTGCTCACGGATAAATTTACCTTCAGCTTTCGCAGTACCACGAATCGTTTCACGATAAGCTACTTGCGGGTTACCTACGTTGCAATTTACGCTAAACTCACGCTTCATACGATCAACGATGATATCTAAATGTAATTCACCCATACCTGAAATCAGAGTCTGACCTGTCTCATCGTCCGTTTCTACACGGAAAGATGGATCTTCTGCTGCTAGTTTACCTAGTGCGATGGTCATTTTATCTTGATCGGCTTGAGAGCGAGGCTCTACAACGATCTGAATTACTGGGTCAGGGAACTCCATACGCTCTAGAACAATTTTATGGTTCTGGTCACATAAAGTTTCACCTGTAGTCACATCTTTAAGGCCAATAATAGCGGCGATGTCACCTGCTCGTACTTCTTTCACTTCTTCACGCTTGTTTGAGTGCATTTGTACAATGCGCCCTAAACGTTCACGTTGCTTTTTAACTGAGTTATAAGCAGTTTTACCGCTTTCAACAACACCAGAATAAACACGGACGAAAGTTAAAGTACCAACAAACGGGTCTGTTGCAATTTTAAAGGCTAGTGCTGAGAACGGTTCTTTGTCGTCAGCATGACGCTCTGCTTCATTCTCGTCTTCATCGATACCTTTAATTGCAGGAACATCGACTGGAGAAGGAAGGAAATCAACAACTGCATCTAGAACAGCTTGTACACCTTTGTTTTTGAATGCACTACCACAAGTAGCCAGTACAATTTCATTATTAAGAGTACGAGTACGAAGACCTTGTTTGATTTCTGCTTCTGTTAACTCACCTTCTTCAAGGTACTTATCCATCAGCTCTTCATTTGCTTCTGCAGCCGCTTCCACAAGTTCAGTACGGTATTCTTCAGCCATTTCCTGCATATCTGCTGGAATGTCTTCATACGTAAAGGTCATGCCTTGGTCAGCTTCGTTCCAGTTGATTGCCTTCATTTTGATAAGATCGACAACGCCTTGGAAGTTTTCTTCAACACCAATGTTAAGTTGAATCGGAACAGGAGTCGCACCTAGGCGATCCTTGATCTGTTCAACTACGCGCAAGAAGTCTGCGCCAGTACGGTCCATTTTGTTAACGAAAACCATACGTGGAACTTGGTATTTATCAGCTTGACGCCATACTGTCTCTGACTGAGGTTCAACACCAGATGAGCCACAGAACACAACAACAGCACCATCAAGTACACGCAAAGAACGTTCTACTTCGATAGTGAAGTCAACGTGTCCAGGAGTGTCGATGATATTGATACGGTGATCTGGGTACTGAGCTTCCATACCACGCCAAAACGTAGTAGTCGCTGCTGAAGTGATCGTAATACCGCGCTCTTGCTCTTGCTCCATCCAGTCCATGGTTGCTGCACCATCGTGAACTTCGCCGATTTTGTGAGAAAGACCGGTATAGAACAGAATACGTTCACTAGTGGTTGTTTTACCTGCATCTACGTGAGCAACGATACCAATATTACGGTATTGCTCTATAGGAGTTTTACGAGCCACGGTTGAATCCTCTTAACTTAGAGACTTAGGGACTATTGCTTATGCCTAGGGATTAAATTTGCTTGCCCTAGAAATAGCAATAGTTCCTAGCATACGCATAGGAACTAAAGAAGTGCAGCAAGGAACCTTGCTGCACTGAAAGGTATTACCAGCGGTAATGTGCGAACGCTTTGTTTGCGTCAGCCATACGGTGAACGTCTTCACGTTTCTTAACCGAAGTACCTTTGTTCTCAGACGCATCTAGCATTTCAGCAGCTAGGCGTTGAGCCATAGATTTTTCACCACGCTTACGCGCAGCTTCAACTACCCAACGCATAGCAAGAGCGTTACGGCGAACCGGACGAACTTCTACAGGTACTTGGTAAGTTGAACCACCCACACGGCGAGATTTAACTTCTACCGCTGGGCGAACATTTTCAAGAGCTTCTTCAAATACAGCTAAGTGATCTTTACCAGATTTCTCAGCCATAACTTCTAGTGCAGTGTAAACAATCTTCTCTGCAGTAGATTTTTTTCCGTCAACCATAAGGATGTTAACGAATTTTGCCAGCAGTTCAGATTTGAACTTAGGATCTGGAAGGATCTTACGCTGGCCTATAACGCGACGACGTGGCATGGAATTTCTCCGTTGTCTTCTTCAGGTTTTTTCCAAAACTTTTCAGAATAATAAATAAATAGTGTTTGGCCTTACTTAACGCTTTCTTTTTAAAAAAGACGCATTAAGACTTAGGACGTTTCACACCATACTTAGAACGACCTTTCTTACGGTCGTTAACGCCTGCACAGTCAAGTGCACCGCGAACAGTGTGGTAACGCACACCTGGTAAATCTTTAACACGACCACCACGGATAAGAACAACACTGTGTTCTTGAAGGTTATGACCTTCGCCGCCGATGTATGAAGTAACTTCAAAGCCGTTAGTTAGACGAACACGACATACTTTACGTAGTGCTGAGTTCGGTTTTTTTGGAGTAGTAGTATATACGCGAGTACATACACCACGTTTTTGTGGGCACGCTTCTAGTGCTGGCACGTTGCTTTTAACAACTTGCTTTACACGAGGTTTGCGAACCAACTGGTTAATAGTTGCCATTAACTAGCTCCTGATTTACTTAAAAGTAAGCTTGATGAAAAATCTAGACCCTATACACAGAGTGTAAATAGGGACGCAAAATTCTATTCAGCAGTGGGATGTGTGTCAAGAAATATACAGATCTTTTTTAGCCATCTAGAGCTCAGGAAAATTTACACATCCATAGCCCCTTTAGATATCACTACCAAGTTATTGATTTTAAATACAATATCGTCAAATCAACAAATCCTTCAAAATCTACTTGTTCAAAGGTTTCACTGACTAAATTTTGTAGACCTCGACTTTGTAGATCAGCTTCTAGGACTGATACCTTATTTAAGTCGTGTAATTGTGCGTGGTATTCATGATTTGGGAGGGAAGCATAAACCGATTCTTCAGTCAAAATAAGCTGATCACCTTCAGAAAAAAGCTGAAAAACTAAAGGAAGTTTGCTTAAAGATTTTACGATATGAAGCATATTCGACCTTAAAAGGTTAATAGTTGGTCACAAAGTGATAACTTATTTATGATGTCGTCTCCCGAAAGGCATTCAACCTCGATAAGAAGCTTATCCTTACTCAGACCGAATTTTTTTAGGCTAGATTGGCAAACATATACATTCTCAATATCATATAGATCCATCAGTTTAAAAGCTGATATATAATCTCGGCTAAGCACCTTGTCTGGACTTTGATCTTTGAGTAATTGAGTGACTCCATCACCTAAAAAGAATACGGAAATATCTTCTGTATATGCTGAAGCTGCAAGTAGTGCGTCGAGTCCTTCTCGCCCTGAAGAGGTGCTATGAGGAAAGTGGTGAAAAACGAATGCTAACTTCTTCAAAACTGTACAACCCTATCTTGGCTTAATAACGCTTCAGCCAAGCTTCCCAAACCACTTTGGGAGAATCCCTCAGCTAGGTTTGATGCACTTAACTTATGCTGACTAGCCTCATCCTCACCTATGATTCCTCTTCTTAATGCAGCCGCCACACAAGTTTCTAAACTGACGTTATGCTCAGACGAGAGAGCTTGCCATGCCGCGACTAGATCAAACTCATCATTGGCGGGCACCGTTAAACGCGAGCCATTGGTGACTCCATCTTGATAGAAAAAGACGCTTTTAAGCTGATGCCCTTTCTCTATTAACGCCTTTGCAAACAAATACGCATTACGTGCAGACTGGGAGCCATACACGGGTCCATTCACTACAAGTGTGTATGTAAGGAGAGAACTCAACTTTCTTCATCCTCTGTCTTACGTTGACGAATGTAGAGGTAAACCGTATGTTTTGAAA
This window harbors:
- the rpsL gene encoding 30S ribosomal protein S12, with the protein product MATINQLVRKPRVKQVVKSNVPALEACPQKRGVCTRVYTTTPKKPNSALRKVCRVRLTNGFEVTSYIGGEGHNLQEHSVVLIRGGRVKDLPGVRYHTVRGALDCAGVNDRKKGRSKYGVKRPKS
- the fusA gene encoding elongation factor G, whose amino-acid sequence is MARKTPIEQYRNIGIVAHVDAGKTTTSERILFYTGLSHKIGEVHDGAATMDWMEQEQERGITITSAATTTFWRGMEAQYPDHRINIIDTPGHVDFTIEVERSLRVLDGAVVVFCGSSGVEPQSETVWRQADKYQVPRMVFVNKMDRTGADFLRVVEQIKDRLGATPVPIQLNIGVEENFQGVVDLIKMKAINWNEADQGMTFTYEDIPADMQEMAEEYRTELVEAAAEANEELMDKYLEEGELTEAEIKQGLRTRTLNNEIVLATCGSAFKNKGVQAVLDAVVDFLPSPVDVPAIKGIDEDENEAERHADDKEPFSALAFKIATDPFVGTLTFVRVYSGVVESGKTAYNSVKKQRERLGRIVQMHSNKREEVKEVRAGDIAAIIGLKDVTTGETLCDQNHKIVLERMEFPDPVIQIVVEPRSQADQDKMTIALGKLAAEDPSFRVETDDETGQTLISGMGELHLDIIVDRMKREFSVNCNVGNPQVAYRETIRGTAKAEGKFIREHGGKGQYGHVWLKLEPAEVGEGFVFVNEIDNGIVPKEFISSVAKGVEEQMNNGVLAGYPVLDIKATLYDGSYHETDSSEMAFTIAASMAFRTGALEAQPVLLEPMMKVEVTTPEDWMGDVVGDINRRRGLIEGMDEGTAGLKIIRAQVPLSVMFGYATDLRSATQGRASYSMEFSEYAEVPKNVANAIIAERG
- the tusD gene encoding sulfurtransferase complex subunit TusD gives rise to the protein MSSLLTYTLVVNGPVYGSQSARNAYLFAKALIEKGHQLKSVFFYQDGVTNGSRLTVPANDEFDLVAAWQALSSEHNVSLETCVAAALRRGIIGEDEASQHKLSASNLAEGFSQSGLGSLAEALLSQDRVVQF
- the tusC gene encoding sulfurtransferase complex subunit TusC; amino-acid sequence: MKKLAFVFHHFPHSTSSGREGLDALLAASAYTEDISVFFLGDGVTQLLKDQSPDKVLSRDYISAFKLMDLYDIENVYVCQSSLKKFGLSKDKLLIEVECLSGDDIINKLSLCDQLLTF
- the tusB gene encoding sulfurtransferase complex subunit TusB, giving the protein MLHIVKSLSKLPLVFQLFSEGDQLILTEESVYASLPNHEYHAQLHDLNKVSVLEADLQSRGLQNLVSETFEQVDFEGFVDLTILYLKSITW
- the rpsG gene encoding 30S ribosomal protein S7; this translates as MPRRRVIGQRKILPDPKFKSELLAKFVNILMVDGKKSTAEKIVYTALEVMAEKSGKDHLAVFEEALENVRPAVEVKSRRVGGSTYQVPVEVRPVRRNALAMRWVVEAARKRGEKSMAQRLAAEMLDASENKGTSVKKREDVHRMADANKAFAHYRW